GATAAGTAGTCTCTTATTTACGAACAATACGAAGTTAAAATTATcatcctttgatttttttttggaaggggggggggtgtggttagaaaatatgtatatattttcttgtttatatacATAGTCATTGAAGGAAActgataaaaggaaaaaaaaatcacttctctttcaaatattgtttatgaAATCAAAGTAAGAGTACTGTTTTTCAGCTATATtcgtcttttaaaaaatgaaacaatcttgctctttttaaaattttaaatacattgccTTTATCGTTTCcgaataatataaacaataagaTTTGCGACACACTTGACAAGCATTTCCGCTTCACCTtcttacatcatttttttttttttgtacagaagataaaaatttaaaggatttaattGTTCTCAATTTAGTACTCCtcgaatttataaaagaattgtggctaatttgaaaatattagcagtcaagataagaatattttttatttaacaatttttttaaatgaaaattttttagtacggtaataatttcttactttttagttCTCTAAGAATTGCACtaacaattagaaaataaaatttctatcctTAATATGGATAacataattatatatgtttttttatttcatcctttCGATAACAAATAAGAAATCTTGCTGTCAGTGAATGCGAGAAATTTGCTGCAAGCACAACtacatgaaataaagaattaagccAGAAATGTATTGTCATATTCTTGgttgcaaaaataaatactaaaattattttcagttaaattttatatgcaagttatgtttagttttatatgttacgtaattttgagccgcggtcagatgacgaggatgacacatgagctggcactcTCCTTTCCAATCTTCCACACCACGCCAGAGgtaggatgtttggccccgacggatttaacgtgcaccagacccgcttacacgacggttcttcggtagaatcggctCTCGAACCGAAGCCAAgcccttaccaccaggccactgctgcctaaaattaattttagttcaagGGCATCTAAAATACcatgaaaaattgttaatttgcttcatttatgaaaatgtaaactTGAATTAAGTTTATGTTACAATTACAATACGGTTGGCACTTCGGTTAAGAAATGCAATTTTGGTACATAATTATGGTTTGAAgcaatcaattttatataaatcaagaGCTATAAGCCATTTTATTTCTTACTGCTACTAGGTAAAGAGAATCctacaaaaaaattgaatctaCCTAATAAAATGATTTCCACCAAAGTTCAATAAATCTTAACGTTTCATGAGCAGTCTGCATTCTCTTCACAATAAGTACACCTCTTGTATACAGCCAACCATCCAGCCACTAGTGAACGTAGCAGTATCTATAGAATTTGAAGTGACCGATTGTCACCATTAGAATTGTCCATCCATAACATTGACCTATTCAAACTGACATCCTCTTCGAGGCAATTGGCCCCaagccacaaagtggtcaatcacCGACCTGCCTCCTCATCTTCGAATTCACCCGTCTTCCTATTAAACAAGGAACAGGCccatcattaaaagaaaatctccgcaaattctaaatatttctccgAATTCTCGTTTCACAACAATAGAAATCTAAACATTTTCAAACAGTTCGtgaaaattgacaatttttagcattatgtcctTCCGAGTTATTATTTGGTTCCATCAGTACTGCACTTAAATCCTTATTTGTAACTTCcagattctttcttaatttcgagatttctatgcattctttaaataatggtaaagaGTGCATCTGTGAAGGAATCTGTATTTTCTTGTATTCTTTCACATCTTGGGAGTTTTCCCATATCCCGATATAATTTGTATTAACAGTAGATAATAAATAAGTACACTATTCGTTGAATCGAAATACACCACTTTTAGATTAATAAACACCAttcaacttttattcattttttggatTTCAAATGTTACGgagtaaatatttaaagcaaaacaatTCTCGTAAACCTCACGTTGGCATACGAGTCAGGTGCATGCACTATTGCGGCaatttctagcattttttttttgtactgaaaaaatacaaataggtTTCCATTAAAATGCCTTTATTAAAACCTAAAACGGGTTTCAGTCTAGTACAGTGAATtgtaatgttaaaatgaaatttagatgtTCAAACGTCAATTAACAAATGTTCTTGATGAACACGGTCAGAAACAATTTATAAAGAACTTATTTCTAGTAAACTCCATAGCGGACACCTTGTCCATATCCGCCATGTCCATATCCACCGTGACCATGAGATGCGTGACCTCTATGACCTTGTTGGAAGGAACCTTGGTTATAAACTCCTCTTTCATAGCTACCTTGGTTATAAATTCCTGAAGATTGACCAACATGTCCGTGGCTGGAGTGACCATAGCCTCCCTGTCCGTATCCGCCATGTCCAACATTTGCGACACCTGGATAGCCGTAACCTCCAACTCCCATTCCAACGTTGCCGCCGACCCCAATATGGCCACCGATTCCCATTCCGAGACCAAGAATTCCTAAACCATGTCTTCCTTGGACACCTGGCTCAAGGGTAGTTGTAGGGGCAGCATTGGTCGAAGCCAAAATTACAGTGAAGACGATAGCAAAGatctggaaaaataaaagatattactcGTGTGGCACAAACATTAACTATCGTTTCTTTTCTGAGTAATGAACAAAGATATGTCAATACTAAATTTGAAAGTGAATCTTTTGCAGAGTTAAGTTCTCAGACTCTTCGTACCAATATTTAGGAACAACGCTTCTCTGCTATTCCATTAAGTGGGACTTTCTACGTTAGACGATTCCAGATTCATATTTCAGCGAAGTTCAATACAGCACAGGATGTCGTTTCTCCCGTTTTATGCTTATTTTGGAGTGCACGgacgatttaaaataataaaaagacgaGTTTAGACTCATCCGATTGTGGGCAACTGGCTTGGGCCCTTTTCATACGCGTACTTCAGCCATTAAAGCAAATTCACACATTTGGCTTCCTTGGTTTATTATATTACCTTAAGTGTGGAAGTTTAGAAGAAAACACTTTTATACACGTAAATTAAAGCTCTTTTAAGTTATCATAGAAATCGATGTTgctattaaccctttgcactctaAAAATACGATGAAAATTTCAGACAATACAAAGGCTTTTTTACCGATgtatacaattgttttaagttgaatctACCTGAAGATGAATccacatctttttaccattctgtaggagtttttaacaatcaaatttgaaaaataaaatgttagaatgATGCACATTCTTCAATGATGattgagaggcaccatccgagtgcaaaggggtTAATAGTCAAATCATCGTTGACGAATCAGAAGAGTGACTACTCTAATTTGTCAATATGCAGACACATTGAAGTGCCTAATTTTATCTAGTAACGGAACCAACTCCTTTAATTTGTATCCAATACAATAATTTCCAATAACCACGCTACTCTCAAATAAATGGATCTTCATCAATCGGTTAAATTCCAGTCTAAACGCAAGAAGTATTTTATACTGGTGTTGGATCCTTTATACCGTTGCAAGATTTAAACTATCAATTCTTCATCTTATTAATGAATCCTTTAATCGTTCCTCTTGCATCGAATCATCGGGTTTTCAGACTATTTAGATTAGTCACTCAGACACAACTTTGCTATGTTGAAATCAAACACaagcattaacattttaaatcaccAAAGTGTGCAATTGTAGAAGTTTGCGAGGGGAAGATGTACCAAACTTAATTCTGCATATCCATATTAATAATTCACAGTTAACAAGAAAACTTATCCGATTGTAGACATCCGACGGAGGTATACAATATAGTTTTGGAAAAGATCGACTTTCGTTTCAGATGCGTCCTAAAATCtgaagttacttttttttaaagcgttATTAAGCGTATGacatacaaaattagaaattagcaATGGCCATTTCCCATCACTTACAATTCCACTATAGTCGATTTTCAAAATTGCACAAGAAAAATTAGACGAGTATTTAATCCTCCGAATATCCGTTTCAACATGAACTTGTAAATGAAAAGGTATTCAAAGGATGTCCCTTCTACAGAATTAAAGCATTCTAAAGAACTTTCTCTCGTTTCATTTGTAGACTTCACGATAAGAtacttttatatgcaaaaattgaGAATGCGTTTAAGTATTAGCTCAATACACGTCAAAACTTTTAACCAAGACAACTTTTCAGTGTTATGCACCACAGAATATTTACGACATTCATCAAGATTGTTATTAAGCTTTACTACTATACGTTGCGTATTTGCGAATTTTCAACATAGCGATTCTAAAATCTCATCCAAAAATGGTGCTGCTATTAACCAATCTTGCATTCTCGGCACACTTTaagatctgaaaattttaaatttaacgaaGCCTTTAAAACGGCGATTTCAAGTCCTTTTGGCAATCTGTTCATATATGCCAAGTTACGAATTTAAGGTTCAAGAATATTTTAGTTTTGTTGAATAACAAGTTTACGGCATTCTCCGCAAATTTCTATCGGAGCTTTTAAAAAGCTCTGctataattgcattttatagCTCGCATTAAGGTACATATTGCGTTAACCGAAACAAAGTTCATTCCAAAGAACTTGGCAGGCATTTGAAATGATCGAGTGTAATACAATATCTTAAAGTGCAAAAACCAGGATTTACGACGAAAACCGAGAAAATTCGGAATAAGAGTcttcttctaaaactaaataaaaatgtaacattacaAGAGGTTAGTGTGTAGGAATTTCGAACAACTAATCCTCATCATATCTAAAgcgattttgaatttataatgctTCGAGTTATTTACGAATTAAAGTTTCTCTTTATAATTAACACTTGCACGAAGTTACAACTGGATAATAAGAGCCTTTTGCAGCAACATTTACATATTAAGTCTTGTATAGAAAGACGTTACTATAATCTGACCTAGATCAGAGGTACAGCCCTAGCTGTACGTTTTCGTATGTTAAGagacaattttgaattatagtaaTCATCCATAGACCATAATTTATGTACTTCTCAAGTTATTACGAAAGCCATCcacattatgttatttttttcaaaccaataATAAAACTAACATTACTTGGAAGTTAAATTACTATACCCTTAGGCTACttacaatgtttttcattttgaacaatgCTTCCAATAAACGATATACTGAAGGCAAGAAGGTCTTCGCACAGTCAGTCGAATGCTTGAACTCGTAAACAAAGAATGATATTGAAAGTTCAAATTCCTTCGCTTATATAGTCTAGAAATATTTGCATATCAAGCATGAAATCTAGCAAAATGACGCCCTTATTTCTGAGAGGTTGTTGAATAAGAATATTTGGGAAGTTTAGTTCCTTGATTTGGCTGGCCCACGAAACAGGATTTCCCAAATGCAGTCTTTTATTATACCCCTCTCCCCAACTTCTTAACAAACCCCTGATTGCATTTGTTCTGGGAAGCCTACTGAGCAAAAGAGATTAAGGAACGGAATATTTTGCACTGAATAAATATGACATGGGGCTACAAATGACCGTTAAATAACGTAAACGTAAAACACAAAAACACTACTTAGacgtaaaaataaacataaactacaaaacataaaaagtcAGATAAAAAAATCGAGATTGGTTACACacgtttaacatctaaaatgcagattcttatTAAATGTGGAATACCAAAGAGTTGATTCATCATATTGAATGTTACCACTGCAAGTATCACCAAATTCTgctgttaaataaaattagcagATTTATGCAGTGAATAATtatgctaaatttaaatttaataaatgagagttattattttaaaccttATTCTCGATTTACACTGGGTTCGATCTACATATTCTACATTAACTACATTAACACCTTGAAGAAATGCAGACATTATGTGAATATCGATATCTCACTATTAgataattagtttagtttagttatattaatatctcgTTTTAAAGCAGCAATAGAGCTATTTTGGAACTGAGTTTTGAACCATGGGCAtatgataaatttagtttaataatattaatgtcctgttttaaaacaatatgtgGGCCAGTTTAGGTTGTATCTAGAAATTTTTGAACCGCAATTAGATGATGAAGACCATATTTGATCTGGTACTCCTTTCTCCAAAATTCCTCACCACACCTGCTAGAGGATATTTCACCCTAATGAATTTAGCAATTCTGTTTTTCCGTGGAATCAAGTCCTGAATCTGGGAGCCTCCGGTTCCAAAGTGAGGCCCACAATCTGTTaaacactagcaaaaaaaatACGAAGATTCAAAATTCCTAATTTGAACAGTTTTCAACGATTTCAGTAAATTTTGAGATTAAAGAAAGTAAATGCTTTAAGAAACTACATTCGGAaggttgtaagaaaaaaaaaagaacttaaaaaaaagaaatatttaggaaaaaagagatcaatatttatattaatcaatcaatttttatataagttataatgctaattccatttctttattgtttataatttttgatacataGTTACCATGACTGCCACTGGCTTATTACTgataacaattgattttttttttgaagagcaGCATGACCATTTTGTGtatgctttatttttagaattttatttgtgTCATTTCCCCCAGCCATACATACAAGAATTAGCATTTTCATGACCATTAGTTCTTTATACTGCTGCTGGAAGGCTAGTTAATTCTAACCATTCAAAATAAGAGATTGAagggattaaaaataataaatagcatgcAGTGGAATGAAGACCATGTATTCGATCGTGATTGTATAAaagaacatataattaaaaatatttacttttttgttaaaaaatatgtaatattgctATAAacgaatttttgatatttgttaacAAGTTTTTATTAGCTAGCTTCTGTTTCTAGATGTTCGGTACAAATTTGGTGATTGGTTTTAAACTAACTTCACGATGATATAGAGACTCGAGACTTTAACAATAGCCCAGAATTGGATGACAATGCAATATTAACTCGCTCTCTTGTCTGCTCagtaaaaaatttgttatcaGTTGTAGGTCACCaaggaaaatagtttaaaatatcgatGGCAAAGATTTACACACATGAGactaaaagaaaacagaaaaaaaaccctatttaaataaaaaaaaattaatgtacttttttataacacattaaaaagtataaaataatatatcttagcTCCATTGAGGTTGTCttgaaaatgtgaattttaaaaatttatcattccaaatttaataattgttgaatACAGAATACGATCATTTCATACATTCTACCCTATCATTAAGTTAGTGCTTTCAAAGAAGCGATTCACATTTCAAACCTCAGTTCAGATTAGATTGTTTTGAATCTTTGATAAGTTATTTAACTATCAACCTCAATGGAATTTATTCATGCTGCTATGTGCTATATACACTACTGAGAATGCTATTGAAAATCCAACTATACATATTGTTATTATACATGTTGTTTTTCTATGTTATATGTTGTTATGTTATGTATATTGTTTTACTTCGTGGCTCATTCTTCGGCTAGTTCAGTTCGGAAGTTTAGAGACTGATTACCAGTTCGTGTATGGTCTTGGTTATGGTTTAAAATGAAGATGTCCTGCTTTAAATAGTCCTCGTGTCcccatcccccccccctcaaaacgGGATGttgatattgtcacgtaggtactttagtatggaactcaatgacacacacaagaagtagagctaaactaatttattaactcaactcagaacacgGTGACTgacaatttagtttagtttagttatattaacgtccctttgaagcaacactagggctattttgggacggacctcgtactttcgaaccgcggtcagatgacgaggacgacacctgagctggcacccccctctccacaccacaccagcggggcGGTGACTAAATGACTACGATTACCGGAGTTCCCGCCCGAGATGGGCTACCTCCAACTTGGTGTTGTTTACTGGACCCTGGCTTAGACTAATTTGACATGACTGGAAATACTCATGGGTATATATAACCAGCGGGGcggtgactgacaaatcttctgcttttatactagcagggaaagttccagaatacttctctggagacagtaagaaaagtccagaacacttgtctggtaaactaaagaaatgtccagtatcttctggaacatgaaataaaggaaaacataaaatcaaggaattacatatttacacatactatgaatcgcattgtctctagcgggattcgaaacCACGGTCTCTCTTtcatgagaccagtgctatgaccattcggccatggagatttgactgcctcttttcaatgcggcattaTAGTTAAAAACTCCTACGTTGTTGTGTCCTGACGCCAGGTACTGCAAGATAAGttattgttttcataattaaagtAGGGTTATGAGTTTGATGCATATATTGATTTCACTAAATCAGAATCATTGGTGTATGAGGTAACAAGTCGCATAATTGAATAGCGTAGCTCTAGATGGATCTACTTCAAGATTCTTGCGATGAAGTTTTTCATGTTTCAATCCATTATTTTtggatatgaaaaaataaaaggatatgTCAATCTGTCATTATCTGGTTCCTTCAACCAGATAatgtcaattaaatttttgaaattgacctttatttctgcaatttaaaatataattatctttatctttaataaataaaatttaaataataaatatgaatgttacATATTAATGTTTGTGTGTTGGCGGTCTACTAGCCAGTTACCTATAATGACCGAATTTGACCCATATTACCAATAGGGTGGAAATAATAACTttcgagaaattttttaaaattttaattaattaaaatttaaactgaatttcggAACTTATTtgctataatttccaaaaaatataatagCCCAAAATGATTTGCACAtcctttgaaaattcaaaaaaattaacttttcagtgatgctaatttaatagtcatgtaaataatttaataatttcctgaattttggcaattttttaaatttttttttgcctgaTTTGTAACAATAAATTACGTTGTTgctatgaaattcaaaccgttttcattgcttCTAATTTTCTTTGCctgatttgtaacaatatattacattgttgttatgaaattcaaacccttttcactgtttctaaaaatttttttgcctaACTGGTAACAATAGATTACGTTGTTGCtgtgaaattcaaaccattttcattgcttctaatttttttttggccTGATTgctaacaataaattacattgttgctgtgaaattcaaaccgttttcattgcttctaattttttttttgcctgatttGTAACAATAAATTACGTTGTTGCtgtgaaattcaaaccgttttcattgtttcatcaaataattaattacgcTATTTTCTTCCATTGCAAAAAGCTAAAaaggttttattataaatatccatgtaatttacataatgaataaaaagtaaagctATAATACAGCGAAATTTCGAAGACAGATTGAATCGCataattacgtttttaatagctctGTGATGTTAtgaactggtctccattagaaagattcatgtgTACACTGGATAGAACTATGTaagtcaattaaattaaaaaggctTTAATGTTTGGCAGTTTgctggaatcatggacatgaaatttatacataaatgatattttaaaattgaatatgatTACTTTCAAGGAAAAATAGCTGGACACGAAATGCGACTAGCTATAAATATCTACagattgtaataataaaattcataccagtgaagacattaaaatattatggatttttaaaCAGAACTTCGATGTGTAATATCTCATGTGGGACACAACGGAAacgaggttgcagattccctagccaaacaagccatttctgcaggtacgccctttcaatacccagctcctagaagccacctgaaaagtattctaaataaattgagcctacagcaatggcaagaagaatggggcaATGGCTCAACcggcagaaacatccatcaaatcatctcgaaagtgtcctttaacccatcatcttggaataggcttgacattacctttgcaactggccatggccctttcccttcatatttcaagagattccatattaaaggatctgatcaatgtggctgcggcgaagtaggcgattcccttcattatgccactagctgccctctcaccacatcttttcatctcaaaaaacccatccccgacctagaaaatatctggtggaccaacgttatgagaaacaagatgtccaaggttaaaatcagaaatattgtGCGGTttctacaagagaacgaggaattgatttctccttTCCCAaccccagtataaattttcgattcatttctcaaccaagctcttctccggaatatattaacttcaatagatttcatctattcatactccccaccgaacacctccttcatcattataatattgtatatagttactttttaagtgtattgatgatattttatgtctttttatgtgtattgatgatattttatgtctttttatgtgtattgatgatattttatgtctttatattgatattttatgtctttttttgtgcattttttatcttaataaatacttccacgtatatcctttcaaccgacagggaatcctagagattccaagttcggggatattctgtggcgaaagaaagatgtgtaatatctttattattaaaaacaattcatcattatatttttaataagcaatgcaattaataaacctgaaaataatactttttcttccTATAAATAAAGCATGGTAAATTCATTGGAAAAGTTCTTCAAATTCCAGTATTCAGTTCTCATTAAAAGAGCTAATTCTTTTTCAGAAAGACAgaatcaatgcattttattcgcaaaaataattcattggtGTTATTTTTTAAGGGTATGATAGCAAAGACTGGAATGAGTAAcatttacaatttgaaaaataaatgcacatattaaatataaatgtcaatcatatttgattaataatattaaatttcctttaaatgattttcttcgAAAACTATTTCATCGTATTTTGTACGTTCAATAGGCTTAAATATATTCGATGcacaattcttaaaacaaattatatggcTCAATCCAGACAGAACTTTCAGCTTGCAAAAGCCATTCTATCTCAAGAATTATCGCGAATTTCAGagcgataatttttattttctggggAACAAGTAGTGATAAACCTTCATTAATCGCAagattttggaaagaaaatttaaactctataaatcagtttgtagatttttattaaccTCTATCCTGCATCCTTAACCATCTaagctcattttttaaagatgGAGTAATAAAATCTCGAGTTACTAAGTTACTTATTTACTTGTTATACATCTTGCTTACTTATACTACTTGTTATACATCTCAATTACTTATTTGTTTGTTatacttcttcttcttcttcaatgtaaaaaaagtattttaaaaaatgtaagttaataaatatcagcaaaaaatccattaaaaatacttttattgaaaagcaaaaataaattaaagaccaatattattaatgttaaaattcaaaaattgacatAAACTTGTTCTCTTT
The Argiope bruennichi chromosome 6, qqArgBrue1.1, whole genome shotgun sequence DNA segment above includes these coding regions:
- the LOC129972240 gene encoding uncharacterized protein LOC129972240 translates to MKNIIFAIVFTVILASTNAAPTTTLEPGVQGRHGLGILGLGMGIGGHIGVGGNVGMGVGGYGYPGVANVGHGGYGQGGYGHSSHGHVGQSSGIYNQGSYERGVYNQGSFQQGHRGHASHGHGGYGHGGYGQGVRYGVY